The proteins below are encoded in one region of Myxococcales bacterium:
- a CDS encoding EAL domain-containing protein produces the protein MVAIAEGVECEEEAHILTEIGCVLLQGYFIGREVPSTETRTL, from the coding sequence ATTGTCGCCATTGCTGAAGGTGTTGAATGTGAAGAAGAAGCTCATATCCTAACCGAAATCGGTTGCGTTCTATTACAAGGCTATTTCATAGGGCGTGAGGTTCCCAGCACAGAAACACGGACGTTATAG
- a CDS encoding lantibiotic dehydratase, with product MLSCCLKGLPVHSVSTETGLDKEEVFEILRMLVDKNLVSWKIEIPSQSTDPDQDLVRFIQKHSLDQKQVCDIAKVHEILACKDKAKSSFGEIHAIEKVLKETNDLFENYTGQSSKRKGGQAYAGRDIMYMDCSRDVDFFFGEEFLKKITPPMSLLLKSVRWYTYEIAKVYKKMASETVDSASANKRVCLAEVLDRIMPEMQRNWIENKPAPQIAPIVSLFRDKWSRLLGVDSSTSLIHRSSQELESAVDEEFHAPYPGWPSARIASPRFCISAPSLRDVQSGNYLIACTELMPSINFFCHPVMYLSYSKPSGFIEELRKDVPIVTCTIPFEEGNRVARRFFKSVRNTYSLLVDFASSDYPQERRLSVKDLVVEKNGTELVVRNINNNDLYSLESVLDDLLSAVAYRDCLLTWDQDHSPRVQIDDLVIARESWTILPKDLEPLSKEHTSNRFLAAQRWLKRAGLPQQFFAYLPPESPLYVDFQSPISIDIFLKQVKQKHGPFMISELFPTLENTFLPNRQGETYTSEFHLISVDPLSWTCGWSVFDSSLK from the coding sequence GTGTTGTCATGTTGTCTGAAAGGCTTGCCTGTACACAGTGTTTCAACAGAAACAGGCTTAGATAAAGAAGAAGTTTTTGAAATTTTGCGCATGCTTGTCGATAAGAACTTAGTTTCTTGGAAGATAGAAATTCCTTCTCAATCCACCGACCCGGACCAGGATTTAGTGCGCTTTATCCAAAAGCATTCATTAGACCAAAAACAAGTCTGTGATATTGCGAAGGTGCACGAGATACTTGCATGCAAGGATAAAGCAAAGTCATCCTTTGGTGAAATCCATGCGATCGAGAAAGTCTTGAAGGAAACAAACGATTTGTTTGAGAACTACACCGGTCAATCTTCTAAGCGGAAAGGGGGGCAAGCTTACGCCGGAAGAGATATCATGTACATGGATTGTTCGCGGGACGTAGACTTTTTTTTTGGAGAGGAGTTCTTGAAAAAAATTACCCCGCCAATGTCACTGCTATTGAAAAGCGTTCGTTGGTACACTTATGAAATCGCTAAGGTGTACAAAAAGATGGCAAGCGAAACAGTTGATAGCGCAAGCGCAAATAAGCGTGTCTGCTTAGCTGAGGTGCTGGATCGCATTATGCCTGAAATGCAAAGAAACTGGATTGAAAATAAACCAGCACCACAAATCGCGCCTATTGTGTCACTGTTTAGAGACAAATGGAGTAGGCTGTTGGGAGTCGATAGCAGCACGAGCTTGATACATCGGAGTTCACAGGAGCTTGAGTCCGCCGTGGACGAGGAATTCCATGCACCGTATCCTGGATGGCCCAGCGCACGGATCGCATCTCCTCGATTTTGCATCTCAGCCCCTTCATTGCGTGACGTTCAATCTGGGAACTACTTGATTGCTTGTACAGAACTCATGCCATCCATTAATTTTTTCTGTCATCCCGTAATGTATCTGTCCTACTCCAAGCCTTCCGGTTTTATAGAAGAGCTCCGAAAGGATGTCCCAATCGTTACGTGCACCATACCTTTTGAAGAAGGAAATAGAGTAGCTCGCCGTTTTTTTAAATCAGTGCGCAACACGTACAGTTTGTTAGTTGATTTTGCCTCTTCTGACTATCCACAAGAACGGAGACTAAGCGTCAAGGATCTCGTGGTTGAAAAAAACGGCACCGAATTGGTTGTTAGAAATATCAACAACAACGATTTGTATTCTCTCGAATCGGTCTTGGATGACCTTCTCTCAGCGGTAGCTTATCGAGACTGTCTATTAACCTGGGACCAAGACCATAGCCCACGTGTTCAAATAGATGACTTAGTTATTGCAAGAGAATCATGGACGATCCTTCCGAAAGACCTGGAACCCCTTTCAAAAGAACACACAAGCAATCGTTTCTTGGCAGCTCAGAGATGGCTAAAGAGAGCCGGACTTCCACAGCAGTTTTTTGCTTACCTTCCGCCGGAGTCCCCCTTGTATGTTGACTTTCAAAGTCCGATTTCCATCGATATCTTCTTAAAGCAAGTTAAACAAAAACATGGACCCTTTATGATCTCGGAGTTGTTCCCGACCCTTGAGAATACCTTTCTTCCAAACAGACAGGGCGAAACCTATACGAGTGAATTTCACCTCATTTCTGTTGATCCGTTATCTTGGACCTGCGGGTGGTCCGTTTTCGACTCCAGTTTGAAATAG
- a CDS encoding cupin-like domain-containing protein: protein MVKLQEISELEAKLRSYSPQEETERKLNISFLANHLLRYPDFLTKRRDELVREGLKRLKDTAIAPEEEVPRVHYSEIDPEEFERLMWESPHPIIVEGLLERFAAIKKWSPDFFDKHYGDIAVPANPPGGAAYPGYSIPMKRLVEEMKTGSHKETNYHYVSNWADVFNDNPELKSDLPLEELSEFVGVENLGAQLFMGAGSRGTNFHCANVINFFCQIWGEKTWWFVHPKHSSYMEPLKSHPDMLYVSSMIGFQSTPLRTLDTGEMALANYVPRLKAHIKPGEILFIPAWWWHAVQNTSDSSCGVATRYAPFRLRYTRKTNPLFNLLTWTSSYQYRSIYQWNVKRQLRDRDVHQRFHLIGRAFRDAHAQLDPGDKSGT from the coding sequence ATGGTAAAACTCCAGGAAATTAGCGAATTGGAAGCAAAATTGAGGAGTTATAGCCCCCAGGAAGAGACCGAGCGGAAACTCAATATATCTTTCCTAGCTAACCATCTACTTCGCTATCCCGACTTTCTGACGAAGCGTCGCGATGAACTCGTGCGCGAAGGGCTGAAACGTCTGAAAGACACAGCGATAGCGCCGGAGGAAGAGGTTCCCCGCGTCCACTACAGTGAGATTGATCCAGAAGAATTCGAGCGATTAATGTGGGAGTCACCACATCCCATCATAGTTGAAGGGCTGCTGGAACGATTTGCTGCCATAAAAAAATGGTCACCAGATTTTTTTGATAAGCATTATGGAGACATTGCTGTTCCCGCAAACCCACCAGGAGGTGCGGCCTATCCGGGATATTCCATACCGATGAAACGCTTGGTTGAGGAAATGAAAACGGGAAGTCATAAAGAGACAAACTATCACTATGTGAGTAACTGGGCGGATGTATTCAATGATAACCCTGAGCTGAAATCGGATCTTCCGCTAGAGGAACTCAGCGAATTTGTTGGCGTAGAGAATCTAGGTGCGCAGCTTTTTATGGGAGCAGGGTCTCGCGGCACAAATTTTCATTGTGCCAACGTCATTAATTTTTTCTGTCAAATCTGGGGAGAAAAGACATGGTGGTTTGTTCATCCCAAGCACAGTAGCTACATGGAGCCTCTGAAATCGCATCCTGACATGCTCTACGTTTCGAGTATGATTGGTTTTCAGTCGACACCGCTTAGAACATTAGATACTGGTGAGATGGCATTGGCGAATTATGTCCCACGCCTCAAAGCTCATATTAAGCCGGGTGAAATATTGTTCATTCCAGCTTGGTGGTGGCATGCCGTGCAAAATACATCGGACAGCTCCTGCGGAGTAGCAACACGGTATGCCCCCTTCCGGTTGCGTTACACCCGGAAGACCAATCCACTATTTAATCTTCTGACATGGACCAGTTCCTATCAATATCGAAGCATTTATCAATGGAATGTCAAACGACAACTCAGAGACAGAGATGTCCATCAGCGTTTTCATTTGATTGGTAGGGCTTTTCGTGACGCCCATGCTCAGCTCGATCCCGGCGATAAGTCAGGCACTTAG
- a CDS encoding ferritin-like domain-containing protein, whose amino-acid sequence MGFSGIYELPVEQSNWVFDGQTNVSMNWRYGDGRAEILQLYEKGKAKQWNATERSDWSIEVDPDNPMGLADQSIPIYGTRVWERLPESKRREVRKHVQAFQISQFLHGEQGALIATSKLVQSAPSIDEKFFAATQAIDEARHVEVFSRLLRDKIKVAYPISEQLKKLLENGLSDRRWDMTYLTMQVLIEGLALAAFQRYRDYGLSQLPSSIMAYVMQDEARHVAFGRIALRQYYPQLSEKERDEREEFAVEACHLMLERYQPKGFWQDLDLPEQECAEAITSSGLQQNFRERIFSRVVPTMKDIGLCGKRIRGAYEDMGVLHFCDVDAGEILANDEKVAEQFDALRLAQDSKGI is encoded by the coding sequence ATGGGGTTTAGCGGTATCTACGAGCTTCCCGTAGAACAAAGCAATTGGGTTTTCGACGGCCAGACAAATGTTTCAATGAATTGGCGCTATGGAGATGGACGCGCTGAGATACTCCAGCTTTACGAAAAAGGAAAAGCGAAACAATGGAATGCAACAGAACGCAGCGATTGGTCTATAGAAGTTGACCCCGACAATCCCATGGGTCTAGCAGACCAATCTATACCTATCTATGGAACCCGTGTTTGGGAACGGTTACCGGAGAGCAAACGCCGTGAGGTACGTAAACATGTACAAGCTTTCCAAATTTCCCAGTTTCTGCATGGCGAACAAGGAGCGCTTATTGCAACATCGAAACTAGTCCAGTCCGCTCCCAGCATCGATGAAAAATTCTTTGCTGCAACCCAAGCTATTGATGAAGCTCGGCATGTGGAGGTTTTTTCTCGACTACTACGTGACAAAATAAAAGTAGCTTATCCTATTAGTGAACAACTCAAGAAGCTTCTGGAGAATGGGCTCTCCGATCGTCGTTGGGATATGACCTATCTAACCATGCAGGTGCTCATCGAAGGTTTAGCGCTCGCAGCCTTCCAACGCTATCGCGATTACGGACTCAGCCAGTTACCCTCTAGTATTATGGCATACGTCATGCAAGATGAAGCGAGGCATGTCGCGTTCGGACGGATCGCGTTGCGACAGTATTATCCACAACTTTCCGAAAAGGAACGTGACGAACGCGAGGAATTCGCTGTCGAAGCTTGCCATCTCATGCTTGAACGCTATCAGCCGAAGGGTTTTTGGCAAGATTTGGATCTACCTGAGCAAGAATGTGCAGAAGCGATCACGTCTTCAGGGTTACAGCAGAATTTTCGTGAGAGAATCTTTTCGCGAGTCGTACCCACTATGAAGGATATAGGCCTTTGTGGTAAGCGGATCCGCGGTGCATACGAAGATATGGGGGTATTACACTTTTGCGATGTCGATGCTGGTGAGATTCTGGCCAACGATGAAAAGGTGGCTGAGCAGTTTGATGCGCTTCGCCTTGCCCAAGATTCCAAAGGAATTTAA
- a CDS encoding SpoIIE family protein phosphatase, whose protein sequence is MLGTLGFGLATFDMQTKKVELVLGSAGSQDSDYIYKVYKSPFTKNRFWIGTLNAGLLVWNTVTNNVSHFLHDEDDDSSLSNNTVTSVVESGGNEVWIGTDGGGLNKFDPQTEKFERVGLEAGLEARVINEIAIDDTNTLWLATSSQGLVRYNPENRSLMTFDSKDGALDEYNQGAGFMGKSGRIFFGGIDGFIRFDPHEIHIDTSVPTPIITSFLIRNKIAQTEKPIWETSHIEMSYRDAYFEAHLAALSFGNPQRNVFSHRLVGLHDEWVKSKSSIVSYSRLEPGRYTLEIRASNRHGVWSKKMARLSVVVAPPPWKSWWAYLTYGIVILLILFEITRRQREKFEEARRYARLQDAERELELTAVVQSGLLPEKDFIENINLSIQGFYRPAEKCSGDWWWYEQHGRNITKVAVGDVSGHGAGPAMVTAAVAAAFRVTENEPSLPIRLNKIDEEIYKVGRLKYHMTLTVLDFLNENNKVCLYSAGGLPALLLPYGQRKTRAISVPSNPLGYLKCDIGIHSFEFNPGDRLLLFTDGIVETKGEKGREYGIRGISKLLEEYCELPIQQSAAQLVARLDSYRAERPQQDDWTFVIAERPLVG, encoded by the coding sequence TTGCTTGGTACGCTAGGGTTTGGCTTAGCAACTTTTGATATGCAGACCAAGAAAGTTGAGCTTGTACTTGGTAGTGCCGGTTCGCAAGACTCAGACTACATATACAAAGTTTACAAAAGTCCTTTTACGAAAAACCGCTTCTGGATCGGGACTTTGAATGCTGGTCTGCTTGTGTGGAATACGGTTACCAACAATGTGTCTCATTTTCTCCATGATGAAGACGACGATTCTTCGCTTTCGAATAACACCGTGACTTCTGTTGTCGAGAGTGGTGGGAATGAAGTGTGGATCGGTACAGACGGCGGCGGTCTGAATAAGTTTGATCCTCAAACGGAAAAATTCGAACGTGTAGGTCTCGAAGCTGGACTTGAAGCACGAGTTATCAATGAAATCGCGATCGACGATACAAATACTCTTTGGCTAGCAACAAGTAGCCAGGGTTTGGTTAGATACAATCCCGAAAATCGAAGCCTCATGACTTTTGATTCCAAGGACGGGGCTCTTGATGAGTACAATCAAGGAGCAGGTTTCATGGGAAAATCAGGTCGGATCTTCTTTGGAGGTATCGATGGATTCATACGTTTTGACCCTCATGAAATTCATATCGACACTTCCGTCCCAACTCCGATCATAACCTCGTTCCTTATCAGGAATAAAATTGCCCAAACGGAGAAGCCGATTTGGGAGACTTCTCATATCGAAATGTCATATCGTGATGCCTATTTTGAGGCACACCTTGCAGCACTGTCTTTTGGGAACCCGCAACGCAATGTGTTTTCACATAGGCTTGTGGGGCTTCATGACGAGTGGGTTAAATCGAAGTCGAGCATCGTATCGTATTCCAGATTGGAACCGGGCCGCTACACACTCGAAATTAGAGCTTCAAATCGACATGGTGTCTGGAGCAAAAAGATGGCCAGATTATCCGTTGTCGTTGCCCCACCGCCATGGAAGAGTTGGTGGGCCTATCTCACATACGGGATTGTCATCTTGTTAATTTTATTTGAAATTACGCGCCGGCAGCGTGAAAAGTTTGAAGAAGCAAGGCGCTATGCTCGCCTTCAAGATGCCGAGCGCGAACTTGAGCTAACTGCTGTGGTTCAAAGCGGTTTGTTGCCCGAGAAAGATTTTATTGAGAACATCAATCTTTCTATTCAAGGTTTTTATCGACCCGCCGAAAAGTGCAGTGGCGACTGGTGGTGGTATGAACAACATGGCCGCAACATAACTAAGGTTGCAGTTGGTGATGTCTCAGGACATGGTGCAGGTCCAGCTATGGTGACAGCGGCTGTGGCCGCGGCGTTTCGCGTCACAGAGAATGAACCGAGTTTACCGATTAGGCTGAACAAAATCGACGAAGAAATCTACAAAGTGGGGCGACTCAAGTATCATATGACGCTAACGGTTCTGGATTTTTTGAACGAGAATAACAAAGTCTGCCTTTACAGTGCCGGAGGACTTCCTGCATTGCTCTTACCGTATGGACAGAGAAAAACCCGAGCGATCTCTGTGCCGAGTAATCCGTTGGGTTATTTGAAATGCGATATAGGTATCCATTCCTTTGAGTTTAATCCGGGAGACAGACTGCTCCTCTTCACGGATGGTATTGTAGAGACGAAAGGCGAAAAGGGGCGCGAGTATGGTATCCGTGGAATTTCGAAATTGCTCGAAGAATATTGCGAGTTGCCAATACAGCAGAGTGCGGCACAACTGGTAGCTCGATTGGATAGTTATCGAGCTGAGCGGCCACAGCAGGACGATTGGACCTTCGTTATTGCAGAAAGACCACTCGTGGGCTGA
- a CDS encoding lantibiotic dehydratase: MVQEANCLLVQEQAVQELKEKIVLQAERIIGEYDGAQRRPIAKALKLLRVGKVPESCGHHELDKELQKLDRAVLGLSDLSKRYEEHYDNSALTLRKTILGMTENNAFREALTWQNLEALHGSIEALQKMPLHNNSSDSRRREAVVVSYIQRYSTKNSSIGFFGPVGWGYLRDKEMHLDLHSGGALVKNTRVYFEHWAIQLIADKLSEDSKVKEFIPLKNPSSSTYSFPQSLF, from the coding sequence TTGGTACAAGAGGCAAACTGTCTTTTAGTTCAAGAACAAGCTGTGCAAGAATTAAAGGAAAAAATTGTACTTCAAGCAGAGCGAATCATCGGAGAATATGATGGCGCACAACGACGGCCAATTGCCAAAGCGTTAAAATTGCTCCGGGTCGGAAAAGTTCCCGAGTCCTGTGGGCATCACGAACTAGACAAGGAGTTGCAAAAACTGGATCGAGCAGTACTTGGACTATCCGATCTATCAAAACGCTACGAAGAACACTATGACAATTCAGCTTTAACTCTGCGCAAAACCATACTTGGTATGACAGAGAACAATGCTTTTAGGGAAGCTCTAACTTGGCAAAACCTCGAAGCGTTGCATGGATCGATCGAAGCTTTACAAAAGATGCCTTTGCACAACAACAGCTCCGATTCCAGGCGCAGAGAGGCAGTCGTCGTTAGCTATATACAACGATACTCCACTAAAAACTCTTCAATAGGCTTTTTTGGACCAGTCGGATGGGGGTATTTGCGTGATAAAGAAATGCATCTAGATCTTCATTCTGGCGGTGCTCTCGTAAAAAATACTAGGGTTTACTTCGAGCACTGGGCTATCCAGCTCATAGCGGACAAACTTAGCGAGGATAGTAAGGTAAAAGAGTTTATCCCCCTAAAAAACCCATCCTCGAGTACATATAGTTTCCCACAAAGCTTATTTTGA
- a CDS encoding diguanylate cyclase encodes MDRKNVNERDIALRLACTVVNGIQDAAVIIDPSGKPLHFNNLYASMTGLRHRELNKVLRNGEQAYSLLGRTERQDKDTVQRCIESRDPTRLAEVEVRDATGKSHIVDLSFIPIENEKKDIIGLVQIIRDVSDDARLHGHYKDLLRLTHARAADLESLVEQRTRELSAALEEVTRLSLTDPLTGLLNRRAFVKYANKALDLAHRHNRSLAIMMCDLDRFKLVNDTFGHPAGDALLIASSNAIAGTLRTSDNVARMGGEEFSVLLTETHGENVREVATRCATAVKQLNVSEIINGASLQQTISVGVAIYPMHGHSIDKLISHADQALYIAKETGRDRVVVYDSELTIKDTAQKKAKLPRVLIVCTDDEKRTLLERCLSTGDYQITLATTPAKAAEACRDFSFDVIVADQNLVPTLGIDLLGGSMASCPQALRVLCIESRDLVFALKGSNLARVDSFILLEDVAESLQSTIDDGLTRRHLLREQIASGVALAKKAFSYRAEQLDTLLQSRELSLVYQPIKDIQNNRIFGFEALSRSQLGSHLGVGELFHAAVQTGKIWSLSRLVRSRVVEGIGDLPPDVKVFINLHPAEIEDPELYAKDSPLIPYAHRIVFEITEKTPITEIPGFQKRLTELRKNGYQIAIDDLGSGHASLNALTILEPDFVKLDMDLVRDIHKQPRRRRLLERIVQHALEEKLSPLLKVLNVKKKLIS; translated from the coding sequence ATGGACAGGAAAAACGTAAACGAAAGAGACATCGCATTGCGTTTAGCCTGTACCGTAGTCAACGGCATTCAAGATGCTGCGGTTATTATAGACCCCAGCGGAAAACCACTGCATTTCAACAACCTCTATGCTTCGATGACAGGTCTTCGTCATCGTGAACTAAATAAAGTTCTAAGAAACGGGGAGCAAGCATATTCGCTTCTAGGTCGAACTGAACGACAAGACAAAGACACGGTGCAACGATGTATTGAGAGCCGTGACCCAACGCGGTTGGCTGAAGTCGAAGTACGCGATGCAACTGGAAAAAGCCATATTGTTGATCTTTCTTTCATACCCATTGAAAATGAGAAAAAAGACATCATCGGACTTGTTCAGATTATTCGAGACGTAAGCGATGACGCTCGGCTTCATGGGCACTACAAAGACCTTCTACGCCTTACTCATGCCAGAGCCGCAGACCTAGAGAGCCTGGTCGAGCAGCGCACTAGAGAACTTTCAGCCGCTTTGGAAGAGGTAACTCGGTTGTCTTTAACTGATCCATTGACTGGTTTGTTGAATCGTCGCGCTTTCGTTAAATATGCGAACAAAGCACTTGACCTTGCTCACCGACACAATCGGTCGCTTGCAATCATGATGTGTGATCTTGATCGATTCAAACTTGTAAATGATACTTTTGGTCATCCGGCAGGCGACGCTTTACTAATTGCTTCGAGCAACGCCATAGCGGGTACATTACGGACAAGTGATAATGTCGCCCGCATGGGAGGAGAAGAGTTTTCGGTATTGCTAACAGAAACACACGGAGAAAATGTCCGTGAAGTTGCAACACGTTGCGCCACTGCCGTGAAACAGTTGAATGTTTCAGAGATCATAAATGGTGCAAGCCTGCAGCAAACAATCAGTGTTGGAGTTGCTATCTATCCGATGCATGGGCATTCTATTGATAAATTGATCTCGCACGCCGATCAAGCCTTGTACATCGCAAAGGAGACAGGCCGTGATCGTGTCGTGGTCTACGACTCGGAACTGACCATAAAAGATACGGCTCAAAAAAAGGCCAAACTTCCGCGAGTTCTTATCGTTTGTACGGATGATGAAAAACGTACTCTTCTAGAACGCTGTTTATCGACCGGAGACTATCAAATTACACTCGCTACGACGCCCGCAAAGGCTGCCGAGGCATGCCGTGATTTTTCATTCGACGTCATTGTAGCCGACCAGAATTTAGTACCGACTCTAGGCATAGACCTTTTAGGCGGGTCCATGGCCTCATGTCCACAGGCACTGAGAGTTCTATGTATAGAATCTCGTGATCTGGTTTTTGCACTGAAAGGCTCAAACCTGGCTCGTGTTGACTCGTTTATCTTATTGGAAGACGTTGCGGAGTCTTTGCAGAGTACCATCGATGATGGACTAACACGACGCCATTTACTTAGGGAACAAATAGCCAGTGGAGTAGCTCTAGCTAAGAAGGCATTTTCATATCGTGCTGAACAACTTGATACTTTGCTGCAAAGCAGAGAGCTTTCTCTAGTTTATCAACCTATAAAAGATATCCAGAACAATCGAATCTTTGGTTTTGAAGCACTAAGCCGCTCGCAGTTGGGAAGCCATCTGGGGGTTGGCGAGTTATTTCATGCTGCGGTTCAGACTGGCAAAATTTGGAGTCTTAGTCGTTTAGTGCGCTCCCGGGTGGTCGAAGGCATTGGAGATCTTCCTCCCGATGTAAAAGTGTTCATCAATCTTCATCCCGCAGAAATTGAGGACCCTGAGCTTTACGCTAAAGACTCCCCTTTAATTCCATACGCTCACCGAATCGTTTTTGAGATTACCGAAAAAACACCAATTACAGAAATCCCTGGCTTTCAAAAAAGACTCACAGAGCTGAGAAAGAACGGCTACCAAATTGCAATAGATGATTTGGGATCCGGCCATGCAAGCCTCAATGCACTGACTATACTGGAGCCCGATTTTGTAAAACTCGATATGGACCTTGTACGAGACATCCACAAACAACCTCGCCGTCGACGATTACTTGAGCGCATAGTTCAGCATGCACTAGAAGAAAAATTGTCGCCATTGCTGAAGGTGTTGAATGTGAAGAAGAAGCTCATATCCTAA